A DNA window from Chryseobacterium sp. MEBOG06 contains the following coding sequences:
- a CDS encoding efflux RND transporter periplasmic adaptor subunit, which produces MHFKKISVYSLALAFVLSSCSGKKEEEKTVYENKKFSKSTENTVHLTEKQLQSVGLTTTSIQDRNMEKLVRLNGKAEIAPSHISSISSIMGGHIKSVNVINGSHFTKGQILAVVEDPQFIQLQQDYLVTKAQLEAARLNFNRQKDLNTSKASSDKTMEMAQADYATLNATLKGLEEKLRIIGISAKGLTTGNIRSRINIYAPFTGFVSKISVNNGQYINPADTLFELINPSGLLLELKVFENDVNDVKVGQEILVYNNQKPDVKSNAKIVSVVPSIENGGSATAVAKLSSVNSDFVKGMYVNAEVNISSRYTQGLPNEAVVAYENKNYVFEDLGKSNYKMIPVVAGISDDQFTEIVKADFLKDKKIVQKGAYSLLMMLKNKAE; this is translated from the coding sequence ATGCATTTCAAAAAAATATCAGTATACAGCCTGGCCTTAGCATTTGTTTTATCTTCTTGTTCAGGAAAAAAAGAAGAAGAAAAAACGGTCTATGAAAACAAAAAGTTTAGTAAAAGCACTGAAAATACAGTACATCTTACAGAAAAACAGCTTCAATCTGTAGGGTTAACCACCACCTCCATTCAAGACAGGAATATGGAAAAACTGGTACGTCTGAACGGTAAAGCAGAGATTGCCCCGTCACATATCAGCTCTATTTCAAGTATTATGGGAGGGCACATCAAGTCCGTTAATGTGATCAATGGAAGCCATTTCACTAAAGGGCAGATATTGGCCGTGGTGGAAGACCCGCAGTTCATACAGCTTCAGCAGGATTATCTGGTTACAAAAGCTCAGCTTGAAGCCGCACGACTGAATTTTAACCGTCAGAAAGACCTTAATACAAGCAAAGCCAGCAGCGACAAGACGATGGAGATGGCTCAGGCAGACTACGCGACTCTGAATGCCACCCTGAAAGGACTTGAAGAAAAACTTCGGATCATAGGAATAAGTGCTAAAGGCTTAACCACCGGAAATATCAGAAGCCGGATTAATATTTATGCTCCGTTCACAGGTTTTGTAAGCAAAATTTCAGTGAATAACGGACAATATATCAATCCGGCAGATACTTTATTTGAACTCATCAATCCTTCGGGATTACTGTTGGAACTGAAGGTTTTTGAAAATGATGTGAATGATGTGAAAGTAGGCCAGGAAATTTTAGTTTACAATAACCAGAAGCCGGACGTGAAGTCAAACGCTAAAATTGTAAGTGTAGTTCCAAGTATTGAAAACGGAGGTTCTGCCACAGCTGTAGCCAAACTTTCTTCTGTAAATTCTGATTTTGTAAAAGGAATGTATGTGAATGCAGAAGTGAATATCAGCAGCCGTTATACACAGGGACTTCCCAATGAAGCGGTGGTGGCTTATGAAAACAAAAATTATGTTTTTGAAGATCTTGGAAAGTCAAATTATAAAATGATCCCTGTGGTTGCCGGAATTTCTGATGATCAGTTCACGGAGATTGTAAAAGCAGATTTTCTAAAGGATAAGAAAATTGTACAGAAAGGAGCTTACAGTCTGCTGATGATGCTTAAAAATAAAGCTGAATAA